From one Synechocystis sp. PCC 6803 substr. PCC-P genomic stretch:
- the psbA gene encoding photosystem II q(b) protein, translated as MTTTLQQRESASLWEQFCQWVTSTNNRIYVGWFGTLMIPTLLTATTCFIIAFIAAPPVDIDGIREPVAGSLLYGNNIISGAVVPSSNAIGLHFYPIWEAASLDEWLYNGGPYQLVVFHFLIGIFCYMGRQWELSYRLGMRPWICVAYSAPVSAATAVFLIYPIGQGSFSDGMPLGISGTFNFMIVFQAEHNILMHPFHMLGVAGVFGGSLFSAMHGSLVTSSLVRETTEVESQNYGYKFGQEEETYNIVAAHGYFGRLIFQYASFNNSRSLHFFLGAWPVIGIWFTAMGVSTMAFNLNGFNFNQSILDSQGRVIGTWADVLNRANIGFEVMHERNAHNFPLDLASGEQAPVALTAPAVNG; from the coding sequence ATGACAACGACTCTCCAACAGCGCGAAAGCGCTTCATTGTGGGAACAGTTTTGTCAGTGGGTGACCTCTACCAACAACCGGATTTATGTCGGTTGGTTCGGTACCTTGATGATCCCCACCCTCTTAACTGCCACCACTTGCTTCATCATTGCCTTCATCGCCGCTCCCCCCGTTGACATCGACGGTATCCGTGAGCCCGTTGCTGGTTCCTTGCTCTACGGTAACAACATCATCTCTGGTGCTGTTGTACCTTCTTCCAACGCTATCGGTTTGCACTTCTACCCCATCTGGGAAGCCGCTTCCTTAGATGAGTGGTTGTACAACGGTGGTCCTTACCAGTTGGTAGTATTCCACTTCCTCATCGGCATTTTCTGCTACATGGGTCGTCAGTGGGAACTTTCCTACCGCTTAGGTATGCGTCCTTGGATTTGTGTGGCTTACTCTGCCCCCGTATCCGCTGCCACCGCTGTATTCTTGATCTACCCCATTGGTCAAGGCTCCTTCTCTGATGGTATGCCCTTGGGTATTTCTGGTACCTTCAACTTCATGATCGTGTTCCAAGCTGAGCACAACATCCTGATGCACCCCTTCCACATGTTAGGTGTGGCTGGTGTATTCGGTGGTAGCTTGTTCTCCGCCATGCACGGTTCCTTGGTAACCTCCTCCTTGGTGCGTGAAACCACCGAAGTTGAATCCCAGAACTACGGTTACAAATTCGGTCAAGAAGAAGAAACCTACAACATCGTTGCCGCCCACGGCTACTTTGGTCGGTTGATCTTCCAATATGCTTCTTTCAACAACAGCCGTTCCTTGCACTTCTTCTTGGGTGCTTGGCCTGTAATCGGCATCTGGTTCACTGCTATGGGTGTAAGCACCATGGCGTTCAACCTGAACGGTTTCAACTTCAACCAGTCCATCTTGGATAGCCAAGGCCGTGTAATCGGCACCTGGGCTGATGTATTGAACCGCGCCAACATCGGTTTTGAAGTAATGCACGAACGCAATGCCCACAACTTCCCCCTCGACTTAGCGTCTGGGGAGCAAGCTCCTGTGGCTTTGACCGCTCCTGCTGTCAACGGTTAA
- a CDS encoding L-threonylcarbamoyladenylate synthase yields MPLVSQSDLVSAAIAHRVVSFPTDTVPALAVRPENSALIYELKQREASKPLILMAATVEQILPYLAGSQREKQLWQAVMAEYWPGALTLVLPCSEKLPPEINPRQDQTIGVRIPRQAISLEILLQTGPLATTSANLSGQPPLEKLADIAETFPAVHCLDCLSLEQQGPIGKGLPSTVAQWDGAKEIFQILRQGEVVLQD; encoded by the coding sequence GTGCCCCTAGTTAGTCAATCGGATTTAGTCTCAGCGGCGATCGCCCATCGGGTCGTCAGTTTTCCCACGGATACAGTGCCGGCTTTGGCGGTGCGTCCAGAAAACTCAGCTTTAATTTACGAGCTTAAACAACGGGAAGCTAGTAAACCATTAATTTTGATGGCGGCAACCGTAGAACAAATTCTCCCTTACCTGGCAGGTAGTCAGCGGGAAAAGCAACTGTGGCAGGCAGTAATGGCAGAATATTGGCCCGGTGCCCTAACTTTGGTACTGCCGTGCAGCGAAAAGTTGCCCCCGGAAATCAATCCCCGTCAAGACCAGACCATTGGGGTTCGCATTCCCCGCCAGGCGATCTCCCTAGAAATTTTGCTGCAAACGGGACCCCTGGCCACCACCAGTGCTAATTTGTCGGGACAGCCCCCCCTGGAAAAGTTGGCCGATATTGCCGAAACTTTCCCTGCCGTTCATTGTCTAGATTGCCTCAGCCTGGAGCAACAGGGGCCAATTGGCAAAGGTCTACCGTCCACCGTTGCCCAATGGGACGGAGCAAAGGAAATCTTCCAAATTCTGCGCCAAGGGGAAGTTGTGTTGCAGGATTAG
- the psb32 gene encoding photosystem II repair protein Psb32, whose protein sequence is MTVAPHHPFNLSIFCKRLLSFLFLTLVLLGLSPAPSLATGVYDLPILSPGSKTFLVDQAEAISLANENRLNSDLKKLAQSSGQEARFVVIRRLDFDATIDGFVNDLFERWYPDEASQSNQTLLVLDTLTNSTALRRGETAESLLTDEMVDSLLRETLAVPLKDGAKYNQALIEADKRLGAILAGQPDPGPPALEEISLEGTFTTAEETDDTSATVWVVVLLALATLIPMVTYFWYVGLPGR, encoded by the coding sequence ATGACTGTCGCCCCTCACCATCCCTTCAATCTGAGTATTTTTTGTAAACGTTTGCTCAGTTTTTTGTTTTTAACCCTAGTACTTTTGGGGCTAAGCCCCGCCCCTTCCCTGGCCACTGGGGTTTATGACCTGCCAATTTTGTCCCCTGGCTCTAAGACCTTCCTGGTGGATCAAGCAGAGGCCATCAGCCTGGCCAATGAAAACAGACTCAATAGCGATCTAAAAAAATTAGCCCAGTCCAGTGGGCAAGAAGCCCGGTTTGTAGTTATCCGCCGCTTAGATTTTGATGCCACCATTGACGGCTTTGTTAATGATCTGTTCGAGCGTTGGTATCCCGATGAAGCCAGCCAGAGCAATCAAACCCTATTGGTGCTAGATACCCTCACCAACAGCACTGCTTTGCGTCGGGGAGAAACGGCAGAGTCCCTATTGACCGATGAGATGGTGGATAGTTTACTGCGGGAAACCCTAGCTGTTCCCCTCAAGGATGGGGCAAAGTATAACCAAGCGTTGATTGAAGCTGACAAACGTTTGGGCGCAATTTTAGCTGGACAACCGGACCCGGGTCCTCCAGCCCTGGAAGAAATTAGTTTGGAAGGAACTTTCACTACAGCGGAAGAAACCGACGATACCAGTGCCACCGTTTGGGTAGTGGTGCTGTTGGCGTTGGCAACCCTAATTCCCATGGTGACTTACTTCTGGTATGTGGGCTTACCGGGACGGTGA
- a CDS encoding universal stress protein has product MGYGKILVALDRSELAKEVLQQAIALGQKESSQLMVFYCIPVDSQDLSIYPSFYGEAAIGFSQIIKEHLEEQQTEAREWLQSIVQQVQEDGVACEWDVKVGEPGRWIRDMAKNWDADLVVLGRRGLKGLAEVFLGSVSSYVIHHVQCSVLIVQH; this is encoded by the coding sequence ATGGGCTACGGAAAGATTTTAGTTGCCTTAGACCGTTCTGAATTGGCCAAGGAAGTTCTACAGCAGGCGATCGCCCTAGGCCAGAAAGAATCCTCCCAGTTGATGGTGTTCTACTGTATTCCAGTGGACAGTCAGGATTTGAGTATTTACCCCAGCTTTTATGGGGAGGCGGCCATTGGCTTTTCCCAGATAATTAAAGAACATTTGGAAGAACAACAAACGGAAGCCCGGGAGTGGCTGCAATCCATTGTCCAACAGGTGCAGGAGGATGGGGTGGCATGTGAGTGGGATGTAAAAGTCGGGGAACCAGGGCGCTGGATCCGTGACATGGCCAAAAATTGGGATGCTGATTTGGTAGTGCTTGGTCGCCGGGGGCTCAAGGGTTTGGCAGAGGTATTTTTGGGCAGTGTTAGCAGTTATGTCATTCACCACGTGCAATGCTCGGTTTTGATTGTCCAACATTAG